From the genome of Roseiconus lacunae, one region includes:
- a CDS encoding efflux RND transporter periplasmic adaptor subunit yields the protein MTKQNNAKPDVPSGEPEERETTTSGTTTANAQQTDSVAKKHSSSAAAVTTEPKDDQATGTAKSAVVDATGSKWLIRTAVQSFAVVAVVGACFFLMGLAQRTGWLTAGGGSNAESATASEGSSDTRYICPMMCTPPSTEPGRCPVCAMELVEATGDSGGDGKSVSIEPAARRLVGIQTGMSKMGELNRTIRTIGTIQFDESRLSTISAYIDGRLEKMFANYVGVKVNQGDDLALIYSPQLFTAQTEFITSLERKGKVGRFQIDNGDLSQVARDNLSELGMTDQQIEDLIESGKPESRIRIKSPQSGTVIEKAAVEGDYVKTGQKIFRVADLSTVWLMLDLFPDDAAAIRFGQQIEAEIESKPGEVFTGRVAFIDPTVNPKTRTVQVRVEILNFDGQLRPGDYATATVTVPAVPAARVYDPALAGKLISPMHPQVIRDAPGDCPLCGMPLVPTSELGYSDEPLPEQRVVTVPRDAVLMAGQHSVIYVETEPGRFEIRRVTVGPMSKQEAVIVEGLSAGETVATGGNFLIDSQMQLAGNPSLLDPSKATEFPPGPLELPNTSPQLLAGAVGDAFDATYAAYFDIQCAMAADQTPPPVALNHMISGLQELEMSAEVPDEAQRRFAAARRAASRMDGSLETARESYRTVSRALLLAATVARGPKTAEKLVHLYCPMVPGGGGDWMQPEGELANPYWGSEMLRCGEEVRNLSVADAEVPSISNRIE from the coding sequence ATGACCAAACAAAACAACGCAAAGCCTGACGTTCCAAGCGGTGAACCGGAAGAACGGGAAACGACGACTAGTGGCACTACGACCGCAAATGCTCAACAAACCGACTCGGTAGCAAAAAAGCATTCGAGTAGCGCCGCGGCAGTCACAACGGAACCAAAGGATGACCAGGCTACTGGTACGGCGAAATCCGCAGTCGTCGACGCCACTGGTAGTAAATGGTTGATTCGTACTGCCGTTCAATCCTTCGCCGTTGTCGCGGTCGTTGGTGCCTGCTTCTTTCTCATGGGGCTTGCCCAGAGAACAGGTTGGCTGACGGCTGGAGGCGGAAGTAACGCCGAGTCGGCTACCGCGTCCGAAGGTTCATCTGACACGCGGTACATCTGCCCGATGATGTGCACACCGCCATCCACGGAACCAGGCCGTTGTCCGGTCTGCGCCATGGAGTTGGTTGAGGCGACGGGCGATTCCGGAGGAGATGGAAAATCGGTCTCCATTGAGCCTGCTGCCCGACGACTCGTTGGTATCCAAACCGGCATGTCCAAGATGGGCGAACTGAATCGCACAATTCGCACGATTGGGACGATCCAATTTGATGAAAGCCGCCTGTCGACGATCTCCGCGTACATCGACGGACGCTTGGAAAAGATGTTCGCCAACTACGTCGGCGTGAAGGTCAATCAAGGTGACGACTTAGCGCTTATCTATAGCCCTCAACTATTTACAGCCCAGACCGAGTTCATCACTAGCTTGGAACGTAAAGGCAAAGTCGGCAGGTTCCAAATCGACAATGGCGATCTTTCTCAAGTCGCTCGAGATAACCTTTCGGAACTTGGCATGACGGACCAGCAGATTGAAGATCTGATCGAAAGTGGAAAGCCTGAATCAAGAATTCGCATCAAGTCTCCACAAAGCGGAACCGTAATTGAGAAAGCGGCTGTCGAGGGGGACTATGTGAAGACGGGACAGAAGATCTTCCGGGTTGCTGACCTGAGCACCGTTTGGTTGATGCTGGACCTTTTCCCGGACGATGCGGCAGCGATTCGGTTCGGTCAGCAAATCGAAGCCGAAATCGAATCCAAGCCAGGCGAAGTCTTTACTGGTCGTGTGGCCTTCATCGATCCAACCGTCAACCCAAAGACTCGTACGGTTCAGGTTCGCGTCGAGATCCTCAACTTCGACGGCCAACTGCGTCCGGGCGACTATGCGACCGCGACGGTCACCGTGCCCGCTGTTCCGGCAGCGCGAGTTTACGATCCGGCCCTAGCGGGCAAGTTAATTAGCCCGATGCATCCACAGGTAATCCGCGATGCACCCGGCGATTGCCCGCTCTGTGGGATGCCGTTGGTTCCGACTTCAGAACTCGGCTACTCCGATGAACCTCTCCCTGAGCAGCGTGTGGTAACGGTGCCGAGAGACGCAGTCCTGATGGCTGGGCAGCACTCGGTGATCTATGTCGAAACCGAGCCGGGGCGTTTTGAGATTCGACGAGTCACGGTCGGCCCGATGAGCAAGCAAGAGGCTGTGATTGTCGAAGGGCTTAGCGCCGGAGAAACCGTTGCAACGGGAGGAAACTTCTTGATCGATTCACAGATGCAACTTGCCGGCAATCCATCGCTCTTGGACCCAAGCAAGGCAACCGAGTTTCCCCCGGGGCCATTGGAGCTACCGAATACGAGCCCGCAGCTCTTGGCAGGTGCTGTCGGTGATGCCTTTGACGCAACCTACGCTGCATACTTCGACATTCAATGCGCGATGGCGGCAGACCAAACACCACCACCCGTTGCATTGAATCACATGATCAGCGGATTGCAGGAACTTGAAATGTCCGCCGAGGTACCCGATGAGGCGCAGCGACGTTTTGCGGCGGCGCGTCGAGCCGCATCTCGCATGGATGGTTCCTTGGAGACCGCTCGCGAATCGTACCGAACCGTCAGCCGAGCGCTATTGCTCGCGGCGACTGTTGCTAGAGGTCCGAAAACGGCAGAGAAGCTCGTACATCTCTATTGCCCAATGGTTCCTGGCGGCGGCGGAGACTGGATGCAGCCTGAGGGCGAACTTGCCAATCCCTACTGGGGCAGCGAGATGCTGCGATGTGGTGAAGAAGTTCGCAACCTGTCGGTTGCTGACGCGGAAGTTCCAAGCATCTCGAATCGGATCGAATAA
- a CDS encoding TolC family protein gives MTLESDSNSAEIASINPDVSLKRSPAVTPVVYEDGLQLAPAIELTPDSKPMTADFRTLVSQETQTPPEEASGGDSENDFTIEPVAAEPVSSDQGQPVKFFVQQALAAHPRIHAARQRVAAATNVIPQARALPDPNFSNTFWPFHDQALQTAAGRIGNQMSLNQQIPFPEKLRAKADIASREVQIAQAEVEAIEREVTESVRLAYYEVWFNTRAIAILEETKTLVDDLTEVAEARYKSGGSQQDVLRAQLENDRLDDQLVNLRKQKAVAQADLAALLQQPVNLVPEASEELDAGGTPADVQSLISLAEQCNPSLRGLAWEIQRDREKQRLACLQQYPDFNVGVHWGLVSDDHNVISPVANGHDNLSFTFGTSLPIWREKINAGVREAGHRTASTSRRLDATRDEIYGKLRRLMAQADALIEQRDIYRERIVPRTEDTLKLAIADYRGERTDFFTLIETYRELLMFETQLARIEASLAGTVAQIDRTVGCPVSE, from the coding sequence GTGACTTTGGAAAGCGATTCCAACTCGGCCGAGATCGCTAGCATCAATCCGGATGTCAGTCTCAAACGCTCCCCCGCGGTGACTCCCGTTGTATACGAGGATGGGCTTCAACTAGCACCAGCGATCGAATTGACGCCGGACTCGAAGCCGATGACTGCTGATTTCCGTACGCTCGTTTCGCAAGAGACTCAAACACCACCAGAGGAAGCTTCCGGTGGTGACTCTGAAAATGACTTCACCATCGAGCCCGTAGCTGCAGAGCCGGTTTCCAGCGATCAAGGCCAACCGGTCAAGTTCTTTGTTCAACAAGCACTCGCCGCTCATCCACGGATCCATGCAGCCCGACAACGTGTTGCCGCAGCCACCAACGTGATTCCTCAGGCTCGAGCTCTACCAGATCCAAATTTCAGCAACACATTTTGGCCGTTCCACGACCAGGCGCTTCAAACGGCTGCCGGACGCATTGGAAATCAAATGTCGCTGAATCAACAGATTCCCTTTCCGGAAAAGCTCAGAGCAAAAGCAGATATTGCCAGTCGCGAAGTTCAGATTGCTCAAGCGGAAGTCGAGGCCATCGAACGAGAAGTCACCGAATCGGTGCGTTTGGCCTACTACGAAGTCTGGTTCAACACACGTGCGATCGCGATTCTCGAAGAAACCAAGACGCTAGTAGACGACCTCACCGAAGTCGCCGAGGCCCGTTACAAGTCAGGTGGGTCTCAGCAAGACGTACTTCGTGCCCAGCTGGAAAATGATCGGCTCGATGACCAGCTGGTCAACCTGCGGAAGCAAAAGGCAGTTGCCCAGGCTGACTTGGCCGCGCTTTTGCAACAGCCGGTGAACCTAGTCCCCGAGGCAAGTGAAGAACTAGACGCTGGCGGCACACCCGCGGACGTTCAGTCGCTCATTTCACTGGCCGAGCAGTGTAATCCCTCCCTTCGCGGGCTCGCGTGGGAAATCCAACGTGATCGCGAAAAGCAGCGTCTTGCCTGCCTGCAACAGTACCCCGACTTCAATGTGGGCGTTCATTGGGGACTCGTAAGCGACGATCACAACGTGATCAGTCCCGTTGCGAATGGGCACGACAACTTGAGCTTCACATTCGGCACCTCGCTTCCAATTTGGAGAGAGAAGATCAATGCCGGTGTTCGTGAAGCAGGACATCGAACTGCGAGCACATCACGCCGACTGGATGCTACCCGAGACGAAATCTACGGCAAGCTTCGTCGTTTGATGGCTCAAGCCGACGCGTTGATTGAACAGCGGGACATCTATCGAGAGCGAATCGTTCCTCGAACGGAGGACACCCTAAAGCTTGCCATCGCAGACTATCGTGGAGAACGCACTGACTTCTTCACATTGATTGAAACCTACCGCGAGCTGCTCATGTTCGAAACCCAATTGGCCAGGATCGAGGCAAGTCTTGCGGGCACCGTTGCCCAGATCGATCGAACGGTCGGATGTCCGGTTTCTGAATAG
- a CDS encoding efflux RND transporter permease subunit — MLSLLIRFCTKEPWLVVLLTVGVSVAGWFSFKSVPIDAIPNVGENQVIVLTPWPGRSPKDIEDQVTYPLSVSLLAVPGAESVRGKSMFGYSFVQVTFKDEIDFYWARSRVSEQLGTAASQLPDGVVPQLGPDATGLGQIYYYTLQPPKDGMTLAELRSLQDFVVKYELQAVEGVSEVASIGGYVRQYQVEVDPDKLRFHAVTLDQLAMAIKGSNLDVGAKTVETTGMEFIVRSKGFLGSDGGVEKAVEDIEETVILQRDGVPVHVRDVASVQLGPDFRRGALDYNGAEAVGGVVVMRYGENPRVVIDRVKEKIAAITPSLGGVTINGVYDRSGLIDETMATLTHALRDEIIITAIIILLFLLHIRSSFVVAICLPAAVLMSFIAMRFVGVDANIMSLAGIAIAIGTMVDMGIIVSENIYQHLSDWEKDGLGSRLKTKQSRTEVVYTAAIEVAPAVVTAVATTIVSFLPVFFLTGRDYKLFSPLAYTKTFAIAAAMVTAVTIVPALCRLMLKSARGSRLTASLSAVALATLLAALSQFMWAPRLAEYFSLPSWAITLAAAAIGLVAGWQLMRERIKPIEEIPSSRFVRWIYAARLRHALNHKSFALSFPALLLVIGLGAWVGLPTVLKPVERFAALFGADLNDFPGYVDAKHTFTGLQSDDWIALDEGSWFYMPTLYPAASFSQAMQVLQTQDVLIGQIPEVKDVLGKIGRVESALDPAPAAMVETYVMLKPQSEWRPGITARDVWDEINRVATLPGVTPASALQPIEGRVVMLQSGIKAPMAIRVYGNELNELSTAAMDVASELKKSPYINAGTVNPDIVLGKPYVEFTVDRKAASRYGMSAAMVNQVIETALGGMNLIKTVEGRERYPVRLRYHRDLREQIDGLKRLPVVTHSGAVVPLEKLATLETTWGPGAINSENGRLVAHVSFMTNGSAGDLESVEAIEEQLRVAQSLAPSNPDRLDLPAGYSLEAVGSFRNQIEANRRLMWIIPVVILINLLLIYFEFRNLPISLAVFTGIPVAFAGGMVAVGWMEVELNTAVWVGFIALFGLAVDDGVVMATYIHQRLSRTKINSVQDIRDTIYEAGLKRIRPCMMTTVTTLAALVPVLLASGRGADVARAMALPVFGGMLAEPFTSFIVPTLYAAYLETKLRFGFKDELWTEEQSDEQEEFPIAA; from the coding sequence ATGTTGAGCCTTCTTATTCGTTTCTGCACAAAGGAACCTTGGCTAGTTGTGCTGCTGACCGTGGGCGTGAGTGTTGCCGGCTGGTTCAGTTTCAAGTCGGTTCCGATCGACGCCATTCCCAATGTTGGCGAAAACCAAGTCATTGTCCTGACACCGTGGCCCGGCCGTTCGCCAAAAGACATCGAGGATCAAGTTACCTACCCATTGAGTGTGTCCCTTCTGGCTGTTCCCGGTGCCGAATCGGTACGTGGGAAAAGCATGTTTGGCTACAGCTTTGTTCAGGTCACGTTCAAAGACGAAATCGATTTCTATTGGGCACGAAGTCGCGTGTCTGAGCAGTTGGGAACCGCCGCATCACAATTGCCCGACGGCGTCGTTCCACAGCTCGGCCCCGATGCCACGGGACTTGGGCAGATCTATTACTACACGCTTCAACCACCGAAAGATGGCATGACGCTGGCGGAACTTCGCAGCCTTCAAGACTTCGTCGTGAAGTACGAATTGCAGGCTGTCGAAGGCGTCAGTGAGGTAGCTTCCATTGGTGGATATGTTCGCCAGTATCAAGTCGAAGTCGATCCGGACAAACTGAGATTCCATGCGGTAACGCTCGATCAATTGGCAATGGCGATTAAGGGTTCCAACCTAGACGTGGGAGCTAAGACAGTCGAAACCACCGGCATGGAATTCATCGTTCGCAGCAAGGGCTTTCTTGGCTCAGACGGCGGAGTGGAAAAGGCCGTCGAGGACATCGAGGAAACGGTCATCTTGCAGCGAGATGGAGTTCCCGTGCATGTGAGGGATGTGGCTTCGGTTCAGCTTGGACCTGACTTTCGACGAGGCGCACTGGACTACAACGGTGCCGAAGCAGTTGGCGGTGTCGTCGTGATGCGATACGGCGAAAACCCTCGAGTCGTAATCGATCGAGTCAAGGAAAAGATCGCTGCGATTACGCCTTCACTTGGCGGAGTGACGATCAACGGCGTGTATGACCGAAGTGGCTTGATCGACGAAACGATGGCAACGCTGACGCACGCATTGCGTGACGAGATTATCATCACGGCGATCATCATCTTGCTGTTTCTATTGCATATTCGCAGCAGTTTCGTGGTCGCGATTTGCTTGCCGGCCGCCGTGCTGATGTCTTTCATCGCCATGCGATTCGTAGGCGTCGACGCGAACATCATGTCGCTTGCTGGAATCGCAATTGCGATCGGTACGATGGTCGACATGGGGATCATCGTCAGCGAGAACATCTACCAGCATCTTTCAGACTGGGAAAAGGACGGTTTGGGATCGCGGCTCAAGACGAAGCAGAGCCGTACTGAAGTGGTTTACACGGCAGCGATCGAAGTTGCGCCGGCCGTCGTCACCGCCGTTGCGACGACCATCGTCAGCTTCTTGCCGGTGTTCTTCTTGACCGGTCGAGATTACAAGCTGTTTTCACCGCTGGCGTATACGAAGACTTTCGCCATCGCCGCAGCGATGGTCACCGCTGTCACGATTGTTCCGGCCCTTTGCCGATTGATGTTGAAGAGCGCTCGCGGCAGTCGGTTGACAGCATCCCTTTCTGCCGTGGCATTGGCGACTCTCCTGGCCGCACTGTCCCAATTCATGTGGGCACCGCGTTTGGCAGAGTACTTCTCGCTTCCCTCATGGGCGATCACGCTGGCCGCAGCGGCAATTGGACTAGTCGCCGGTTGGCAATTGATGCGTGAACGGATCAAACCAATCGAAGAGATTCCGTCGAGCCGTTTCGTCCGTTGGATCTATGCGGCGCGGCTTCGACATGCACTCAACCATAAATCATTCGCGCTCTCGTTCCCAGCGTTGTTGCTGGTTATCGGACTCGGTGCCTGGGTCGGTTTGCCAACGGTGCTAAAGCCTGTCGAGCGATTCGCAGCTCTGTTCGGTGCAGACCTGAATGATTTTCCCGGGTACGTCGATGCCAAACACACTTTCACCGGTTTGCAAAGTGATGATTGGATCGCACTCGATGAAGGCAGCTGGTTCTACATGCCGACGTTGTATCCAGCAGCTAGTTTTTCGCAGGCCATGCAGGTGCTGCAAACACAGGATGTGCTGATCGGACAAATCCCCGAAGTCAAGGATGTGCTCGGCAAGATCGGGCGAGTCGAGTCTGCTTTGGATCCAGCCCCTGCGGCGATGGTCGAAACCTATGTCATGCTGAAACCACAGAGCGAGTGGCGACCAGGAATCACCGCCCGCGATGTTTGGGACGAGATCAATCGGGTCGCAACGCTGCCGGGTGTGACACCTGCATCGGCGCTCCAACCGATCGAAGGCCGCGTGGTCATGTTGCAATCGGGCATCAAGGCACCGATGGCGATTCGTGTGTATGGCAACGAACTGAATGAACTGTCGACGGCAGCAATGGATGTCGCCAGCGAACTGAAGAAGTCGCCGTACATCAATGCAGGCACCGTCAATCCCGACATTGTTCTCGGCAAGCCGTACGTCGAGTTCACCGTAGATAGGAAGGCTGCGTCTCGCTATGGGATGAGCGCTGCGATGGTGAACCAGGTGATCGAGACTGCCCTCGGTGGGATGAATCTTATTAAGACAGTGGAAGGACGCGAACGCTATCCGGTGCGTCTCCGTTACCACCGGGATCTGCGAGAACAAATCGATGGTCTGAAACGTCTGCCCGTCGTCACGCACAGTGGAGCGGTCGTGCCTCTTGAGAAACTCGCAACGCTCGAGACGACGTGGGGCCCTGGCGCCATCAACAGTGAGAACGGCCGACTTGTCGCTCACGTCTCGTTCATGACGAACGGCTCGGCGGGTGATCTCGAGTCGGTCGAAGCGATTGAAGAACAGCTGCGAGTTGCCCAGTCGCTGGCCCCCAGCAATCCTGATCGCTTGGATTTGCCGGCGGGGTATTCACTCGAAGCAGTCGGCAGTTTCCGAAATCAGATCGAGGCGAACCGCCGACTGATGTGGATCATTCCAGTCGTCATTTTGATCAATCTATTGCTGATCTATTTCGAGTTTCGCAACCTTCCCATTTCGCTCGCAGTCTTCACTGGAATTCCCGTTGCCTTTGCTGGTGGGATGGTTGCGGTCGGCTGGATGGAAGTGGAGTTGAACACCGCGGTTTGGGTCGGCTTCATCGCGTTGTTTGGACTCGCCGTGGACGATGGGGTCGTGATGGCAACGTACATCCACCAGCGGCTCAGTCGAACAAAGATCAATTCGGTGCAGGATATACGCGACACGATCTACGAGGCGGGGCTTAAGCGAATTCGACCCTGCATGATGACGACAGTCACAACATTGGCAGCATTGGTCCCCGTGCTACTTGCTTCTGGACGTGGTGCCGATGTGGCTCGAGCCATGGCTCTTCCGGTATTCGGTGGAATGCTCGCCGAGCCGTTTACGTCTTTCATCGTGCCAACGCTCTATGCCGCTTACTTGGAGACCAAATTGCGGTTTGGCTTCAAGGACGAACTCTGGACTGAAGAGCAATCTGATGAACAGGAGGAGTTTCCAATCGCTGCATAA